DNA sequence from the Manihot esculenta cultivar AM560-2 chromosome 11, M.esculenta_v8, whole genome shotgun sequence genome:
TGCATAAGCTTAACCAAAACTTACTCATGTCTTAAAAGAGTCATAAATGTATACATGGATGTTTAGCAGTTAACATAGACACCTTTTTTTTGGTACTCTAACCACAGAAATTATCTTAAGGGTGGCAGAATTGTCAAAGTTTGAACCCTTTAACCCCTGCAATACAAGGCAAGCCCTCAACCACAGAGCTGCTAGCCTGTTATGAGTAAGGCATAGAGCAGTTTTAGATTAGTTGAGTAGTAGAATAGAATTCTCTTCAGTCTGTTGTAACTGTAGAAAGCAGTTATAAGACCCTAAGTAGTATAAAACAGGAACTTATTGTAAAGAGGAGAAAAATTCTCTTTGTTACTTCTCTcctttctatttcttttctcaACCCACTCtacttctatctctctctcACTATTTCTCTGCTCCATAGGGTATTACACGTCTGATATGTACATAACCCAATAGCAATAATGGATACTTTAGCAGATGGCAACCTCAATGACTCAAccagtgtgtgtgtgtgtgtgtgtgtgtgtgtgtgtgtgtgagtgtgagagagagagaggatgcATCAATGCTCTTGGTCCAATTGGCATTTTCCTCCACTCACATACTATTAATTTGCACCTAAGAACATGTTCTATAATAAAACCTCAAAAGACTACCGTGGATGTAGCACAATCTCATATAAGCTTTAAACCAATTTGTTATTTTATCGTAATTTCCTACTTGAAATCCAATCACCAAACTATTTGACGCAAAAATATTTCCTAATGATTAGTAAGAAGCTATATTATTTCCGAATACATATTACACTTGCTTACCCTTAAAGGAGTCGGCTAGAATTTGAATCATTAAAGACCTCCCTCTCCTACACTAAGATTAACCCCATAACCAGAATGAAAAGCAACTTTAGGCATTTAATAGCATGCAGATTTGCCTTAAGAATCGCGCAACCAGAACCATCAAGCATcatgctctctctctctatctttcTCTCGCATATGTGAATATCCCTGACAACCAGAAATGCTCGTCTTCCTCATGCACCAACATTTCAGCCTAATGATGTAATCACACAAATGGTGAAATATGAAACCCTAAATGCTAGCATGTTGGGTATCCATAACATAGGACTCCGTCAGCAGCAAAAAAATTTTGAACATATTATTTCACAGCCTTTAAGTAAAGATGCTAGATTATTTATCAGGATTTTTTTGAAAACTCTTGCTTTGAAGATCAGTAGCCAAGTTAGAAGCAGATGCTCTATTAGAATCCCTCATTTGCCCTTATGAGCCAGCTTTTGTCAACTAAAAACATTGATCCTACCCTGCTTTGAAGCAATATATTTAAGCATCACATTTATATGTCAAATATAAAGGACATCTCTACATAGAACTAGATGATAAGTCACAAAACATTGATAACTACAAATTTCAccatattaattaaatacatCTCGACACAAATGTATTAATTGTGCCATTCACACCcaaaaacataaataaaaatattgatagCAAAAaggataaataaaagaaaagaaaagctaTAAGACAATAAATGTTAACATACCcctgaattaatttatttagctGTGGCCATAGCTCTTCATCCCTAATATTGTTTATTGTAACAGATATCTTGTCTACAACCTGAATTGCAATCTTTATCTTGGTGGAGAGATTCCTAATTAATGTCCGAGTTGCATCAACTTTATGAACTTCTGCACCCCTCTCATCCAGATGCTTCAGTTTTCGGCACTTCCTCTCATGTGCTACCCGCATTTTCTCCTCAGCCTGCAAAAACAAAATGATGGTATCTCTAGTTAAGAACAgaaatagttaaaaaataataataataataatagaatccAATGTTGCTTCAGTGTTCTGAACCCATATCGCAGCAAAAACGCCACCCAAAGACCCAAAAAATTAGGTATAAAAGGGAGCTTAGCtcatatgtttttttaaagACATTGACACTGGAAACACCATACTTTTACATGTGAATTCTAATCCATGTCAAACAAAAGGCTATCCATAGCAAAATCATGATAAATATGTCACCTTACAGCAAGCAATGGTGAatgaacataaatataaaattagacAACATATTACCTTCCAAAAGGAGTGGATTTTGAAAAGGATTTAATGGTAAGAGGGGAAAACAGTTGCGTGTACAAAGAAGATAAATAGAAGAGGAAACTTGTAGATCATAAGGAGGATagtttaattaaagaaaaaaatgatgTCCAGCTTAGATATTCTATTCGGGTGGCTAATCTTTGTTCCAGCTGCTCTAGACATCAACAATAACCAGCGTACCTTAACTTCATTATAGAGTTTCTTCTCCCAAAGATGCAACTTCTGCAAGGTGGCAGAAAGATTATTAGATCTCATCTTCAAATCTTCATCTATCTCCAAGTACGCTGGATCAGCCTTGTCAGTGGAAGATGAGGCCTCGGCACTTTTGGAAGTAGATGGCTGTGAAGATACTACAGATAGTGAAGGAGTGACCACATGCAGCATCTTAGAGACTGCTTCAGAAAGACCAAGAATTTCAAGTTAAACTCTAGCTAAATGAAGTCCAATCCGctaaaaatatacatataactAATCATGAAAACTATCATATATTTGAATATGTAATTCAGCGATTAGGACACTAGCACCAAAAACACGATAACTCACACAGATCAAGAAAGCGTAATAGGACATGGCAATTGCTCCCTGACATTAAAATCtcattatcattattttaaaagaaaaagaaaaggttccTGGATCATAAACATTTTGTACCCACCATGTTTACGCTGATAAGGAAGCCTACCCACTTCAAGCATCTGGGCAATTTCTTTCCCAGAATCAGAAGCTCGCTCAAATAGTATCTTGATTTCAAAAGCCACTTGAGACACATCTCGAAAACCCCCTCCTCGCCTAAATCCAGCATTTTTTTGCTCCTCTGACCTCTCATCATCAACTACTTTCTTCTCCACCACATGCACCTCATACTCCAGTCCTTCATTATCCAGTGACACACTTGCTCTCGTTTGATAAAGGGAGGCCTCACTATTACCACCAACCTTCGCATCTCCATCGTCCATCACCACTGATTTCGAATAATTGTTGGCCTTagcaccacctccaccatcaTCAACATACTTCTCGTGTCCGTGAACCTCCTTCACGACCTCTTGTTGGTAATCCTCATCTTCCAAATCAGGAATTCCCTCCTCTTCCCGCAAATCCTTCGAGTTCCTACTCGGGGTGTAAGGAGGATAATAGTTATCATGGCTCTCAAACACATTCAAAAAATCCCAATCTGACGCAGGTGGAGGAGGTGGCGGTGGTGTCTTTGACGAAGAAGCCGCCGGTGCCGGTGTAGATGAAGATCCATAAGGAATGGAAGACCCGTAATAGCTAGTCATTGCACCGCCACCAGCACCATAATTCGGGTATCCAAAATAATTCATTGGATACGAATTATTGGGATAAAAATAGGAAGAAGATGAGGAGGATTCACCGAAATGGACAGTCTCTGAAGTCATAGGCCTCTGTTCATACACCACAGACGGCGTAGTCGCTTTATTCTTCATATAATTCATGTGTAGAAACCCACCTCCGGGATATGAATCCTGCTCAGTACCCATATACTCCGAAGGCATATACTCCATATGGCCGCCGCCGCCGACACCGTGCAAAGGCGAGGAATGATCAGAATGATGGAGATGCGAGATATCATCGTCGTCGTCATCAGAATCAGAGTGAAAGTGAAGGTGGGAACCAGAGTTGGAGTGTGAGTGGTGAGCTAGGTTAGCCTTCTTCGGTGAACTAGTACCTTCATCACTGAGACTCTTCGGATCGCCTTTTCTCTGAGGAGGCAAATTGAGCTCAGGAGATAAAGGAACAAAACCAGAGCCAGAACAATCCTGTTCAATAAAATGATGCAAAGAACCACCAATCATTCTCAAGGAGTGAGTATAGGCATTGTGAGCTTCAGCAAGAGCATAGCGCTGGATAATAGCTTGATCAAGAAAAGCACAGCGGTCCCGGCAGAGCGCCACCGCCGGAAGATCGTCAAGCTTGGAAGTGGCACAACCCATGTAAGAACACTGGTTTAAATCAAGCaaaaatattaaacaattaGGAAAGTAGGGAtttgattatattatatttaattactgCGGTAGGTGAGAAGCGCCGGGAtgttagaagaagaagaaggagaaggagatgaAGGAGAAGGTGGGATGGGGACGGAGATAGGATAGAGATAAAGATAGAGATGGAGATTGTTGTAGGTCCGTTTGTTTCTCGGGAAAACTTCTGTTAAGGTTAGCAGAGGCGGAGAGAGATAAGGGAGAGGAAAAGGGTGGAGGTGAGGACAGAGGGGGAATCTTGCCAGCGTGGAGTGTGTCGTCGTTTATAGCAGAAAGAGAAagttggagagagagagagggagagagggaGACCGACTCTGTAGTGGGCATTGTAGTAGTGGGGGGTGTATGTGTACATCGGTGTTTATTTGTACTCTATATATAAATTGGGTACATTACAAATTAGTCCTTCAagaatgttaaaaaaaatagtaaaattaattttttcatcctTATATTATAccgaaattaatttaaaaataatttatattttttatatgatttaaaatattttccaagAAAGATGGTAAAAATTTCAAACGGAGAAGAGCAATAGGACAAATAAGAAGCTAGTGGTTGTTGTTGTGGTCTTCACAATAACCAAAACCAAAGATCCTTCATAGTAAATACATACCTAACAATACAATCCCTAAATCTCAACCAATTCCAacattttccattaaaaatataaactcaATTATTTTGAAGtatacaataattaaaatttttattttcaataaaaaattattaaaaaattaattaaattacacttctgcaaaatttttaattgcGAGCCAAGGGAAGGGGAATGAAGaggttaaaaaaatatatattatcctaatttttacttttcaattgCATCGACAAACTTCTCGAATGTTtgctgaaaatttttaaaagaaaaagggatCGAGTGTGATAACCTCGAAAAGGAATTTGGAAGCATGCGAGTGGGAGTGGGTTTGGGGGAGTTGGACTTTGACACAGTGTTTGACGCCCGTTGGCCAGTTGACGTCTAATTTCTTCTCAAATCTCATGCGCTTTTCCAGATTTGCCCCTCTGTAACGCTCCTATTATTTATTCTTCCggccattttttttattttttttatttaatgctGATTGCTGCTAATTCTCGTAACTGACCTAACTCCCCTTTTTCCCTTTTAAGACCAGTACCTACCCTTTTTATGAATTGTCTGTATTAGGACAAATCAACTTTAATAGtattctttgaaaaaaaaaaaactttaatagtattgattattctaaaaaaaaaaatcttaaatagtATTGGATATTAAAGTTGTTTATAGAGAttgtgagattttaaattttaattttgcgtagtaaaaaaaattttatattattattacatcAAAATGTAAACATTTTgcgttatattattattattgtattaaagtataaaaattaagtcgattaaagtaaaattaaaaaaattaaattaaaatataaatatatataaatattaaatattttaagtcaaTTGATTTATTAACAACAATCATCTTTATTCAATACTTCTCATTTTAGTagtcaaaatatatttattataattattattttattttttcttaattaattacttttttcttaatttttatttattttattttttatatatattaaggaTTCATTCATTTTCattgtgattttttattttttatttattaaaactttGTTCAGTGATTGATgtattgttttttttattacttgttaaaaactattttaaaattaaaaaattaaaaattggaaAACTACAAAAATTTTCTGGTTACAGGTTCtatcattttattatatttattttctaattcttatcagattattattaacaatgttaaaattttatctttatctatccaatttatttttttaaatatatatttatttaattaatttataaaatatatttttattttattattgtaagaaaattttattatttaattttttatattatgaaaaattattaattaatttattaaatttaaaaaatatattaaaaagtgtttgaaattttaataaatatattaattaatctttctaTTAGTTTTAgtgtttaaatattttactttttcatttttataatataaaaaaattattaatcgatctctcaattttataaaaatattaattaattattttttttgaatattttaaatttttttaaaaaaaattattatttagttgaaGTGATATTGTTAGTTgatccattaattttttaaaaatatattaaaatatttttaaaatatttaaaatatattaattattctttctattatttcaatagttaaatattttattatttaatttttataataaaagaaaattcataagttgatgtcttaattttataaaaatattctaagtaattttttttattgagaatattttaaatttattttaatatttttttaaaataaaatttttttcgataggaaaaattaatgaaaaattaattagtatatcttttaaaattttaaaaatattttaatataatttttaaattaaataattaatcaaattaaataataattttttacttttatatatataatagttaaaattaatggaaaatTTAATCACTATACttttaaaatctcaaaaatattttaatatattcaaaATCGATtcactaactaataaatttttctaaatcatagaactaaataataattttttattataatattataaaataatttaatacttatttttatgtacaatgatttataaaattatttatattatatttaaaaaatattttgttacctacttttatataaatataaacttatttttattcaaataatttttaaaaaataatttttaaaaagtaaataacaaa
Encoded proteins:
- the LOC110625754 gene encoding nitrate regulatory gene2 protein isoform X2; amino-acid sequence: MGCATSKLDDLPAVALCRDRCAFLDQAIIQRYALAEAHNAYTHSLRMIGGSLHHFIEQDCSGSGFVPLSPELNLPPQRKGDPKSLSDEGTSSPKKANLAHHSHSNSGSHLHFHSDSDDDDDDISHLHHSDHSSPLHGVGGGGHMEYMPSEYMGTEQDSYPGGGFLHMNYMKNKATTPSVVYEQRPMTSETVHFGESSSSSSYFYPNNSYPMNYFGYPNYGAGGGAMTSYYGSSIPYGSSSTPAPAASSSKTPPPPPPPASDWDFLNVFESHDNYYPPYTPSRNSKDLREEEGIPDLEDEDYQQEVVKEVHGHEKYVDDGGGGAKANNYSKSVVMDDGDAKVGGNSEASLYQTRASVSLDNEGLEYEVHVVEKKVVDDERSEEQKNAGFRRGGGFRDVSQVAFEIKILFERASDSGKEIAQMLEVGRLPYQRKHVSKMLHVVTPSLSVVSSQPSTSKSAEASSSTDKADPAYLEIDEDLKMRSNNLSATLQKLHLWEKKLYNEVKAEEKMRVAHERKCRKLKHLDERGAEVHKVDATRTLIRNLSTKIKIAIQVVDKISVTINNIRDEELWPQLNKLIQGLSRMWKSMLECHQNQCQAIKEAKGFGSIGSGKKLGDDHLKATLQLEHDLLNWTSSFSSWIGAQKGYVRALNSWLGKCLLYEPEETPDGIAPFSPGRMGAPPVFVICNQWAQAMDTISEKEVIDAMRIFASSVLKLWEQDKLEMRQRMMMNKDLERKVRNLDREDQKIHKELQALDKKIVLFAGDNYSMSVTGNIVYQSDTSNSSLWGSLQRIFEAMEKFMADSTKAYEELIQRSEEERLSREHERVS
- the LOC110625754 gene encoding nitrate regulatory gene2 protein isoform X1 is translated as MGCATSKLDDLPAVALCRDRCAFLDQAIIQRYALAEAHNAYTHSLRMIGGSLHHFIEQDCSGSGFVPLSPELNLPPQRKGDPKSLSDEGTSSPKKANLAHHSHSNSGSHLHFHSDSDDDDDDISHLHHSDHSSPLHGVGGGGHMEYMPSEYMGTEQDSYPGGGFLHMNYMKNKATTPSVVYEQRPMTSETVHFGESSSSSSYFYPNNSYPMNYFGYPNYGAGGGAMTSYYGSSIPYGSSSTPAPAASSSKTPPPPPPPASDWDFLNVFESHDNYYPPYTPSRNSKDLREEEGIPDLEDEDYQQEVVKEVHGHEKYVDDGGGGAKANNYSKSVVMDDGDAKVGGNSEASLYQTRASVSLDNEGLEYEVHVVEKKVVDDERSEEQKNAGFRRGGGFRDVSQVAFEIKILFERASDSGKEIAQMLEVGRLPYQRKHAVSKMLHVVTPSLSVVSSQPSTSKSAEASSSTDKADPAYLEIDEDLKMRSNNLSATLQKLHLWEKKLYNEVKAEEKMRVAHERKCRKLKHLDERGAEVHKVDATRTLIRNLSTKIKIAIQVVDKISVTINNIRDEELWPQLNKLIQGLSRMWKSMLECHQNQCQAIKEAKGFGSIGSGKKLGDDHLKATLQLEHDLLNWTSSFSSWIGAQKGYVRALNSWLGKCLLYEPEETPDGIAPFSPGRMGAPPVFVICNQWAQAMDTISEKEVIDAMRIFASSVLKLWEQDKLEMRQRMMMNKDLERKVRNLDREDQKIHKELQALDKKIVLFAGDNYSMSVTGNIVYQSDTSNSSLWGSLQRIFEAMEKFMADSTKAYEELIQRSEEERLSREHERVS